A part of Brassica rapa cultivar Chiifu-401-42 chromosome A05, CAAS_Brap_v3.01, whole genome shotgun sequence genomic DNA contains:
- the LOC103869955 gene encoding uncharacterized protein LOC103869955 — protein MSVLQSHQCLFSFSLPHRLRTPRLISLYRPPESTSPLPSLSAFTRTRPDRIRVSAAEETSDVAEDVEDGPVELPPSPISPFSTTNSIFATSDDPSPLQLATSVMLTGAITVFLFRSIRRRAKRSKEMTFRSSGVKKSLKDEAMEKLKAMGSAPIEEVGGKSTTPSAAQAFLGAVSAGVIAVILYKFTTTIEAGLNRQSFSDNFSVRQITVTVRTIINGICYLATFVFGINAVGLLLYSGQLAFNEESDEAAMKATTETGDSSGNNNSEVNKSNEDQSTSD, from the exons ATGTCAGTGTTGCAGAGCCACCAATgtctcttctccttctctctccCTCACCGTCTCCGTACTCCGCGTCTCATCTCTCTCTACCGTCCACCGGAATCTACCTCTCCGCTCCCTTCGCTCTCCGCTTTCACCCGGACCCGACCCGATAGAATCCGAGTATCCGCCGCCGAAGAAACCTCCGACGTGGCGGAGGATGTAGAAGACGGTCCTGTCGAGCTTCCTCCGTCGCCAATATCTCCGTTCTCGACCACCAACTCAATATTCGCCACTTCCGATGACCCTTCTCCGCTCCAGCTAGCCACCAGCGTAATGCTCACCGGCGCCATCACCGTCTTCCTCTTCCGATCGATTCGACGGCGAGCTAAACGCTCCAAAGAGATG ACTTTTAGATCGTCTGGAGTGAAGAAGTCGTTGAAAGATGAAGCGATGGAGAAACTGAAAGCGATGGGGTCGGCTCCGATTGAAGAAGTTGGTGGTAAGTCGACGACTCCGTCGGCGGCTCAGGCGTTTCTTGGTGCGGTTTCGGCAGGTGTCATTGCTGTTATTCTATACAAGTTCACTACTACCATTGAAGCAGGACTCAATCGCCAGAGTTTTTCTGATAACTTCTCG GTTAGGCAAATCACAGTAACCGTAAG GACTATCATCAACGGTATATGCTATCTAGCAACATTTGTTTTCGGTATCAATGCCGTCGGACTTCTCCTTTACTCTGGTCAGCTAGCCTTCAATGAAGAGTCTGATGAAGCCGCCATGAAGGCCACAACAGAGACCGGAGACTCATCAGGTAACAACAACAGTGAAGTAAATAAAAGCAATGAGGATCAAAGTACAAGTGATTAG
- the LOC103869954 gene encoding uncharacterized protein LOC103869954 produces the protein MDPTLNDHQEFEQVEAIDDLLEDFWFFDNLLGRRSTILRYCHSDPYPFSPSSPSSSSTHPKPEVLNTGDSVLEKKLLEALTVEDSVPPPCLEKEEGGGETEKMKKITRQFSEKIRAQERTTYLQKKEPVVHREKGVRESTKKNRTGRSSCNNKSVPMGGSLQRTQTLPTYIGREGDRNEFDDQESDDSRMGYLIREAIASSSSGFTTPTKQNTPKMSSIPRHRPPRNSRSEETIQEMAVKSQGSKTLRKTLSSIDTKEIMTLKELDITEPEKKQEKDDEEQRRVVKSRSAVVVGQPIPVWVPNESRRDMKAQIKFWARTVASNVRQEC, from the exons atggatCCTACTTTGAATGATCATCAAGAATTTGAACAAGTCGAAGCTATTGATGATCTTCTCGAAGATTTTTGGTTCTTTGATAACTTACTTGGCAGAAGATCAACAATCTTGAGGTACTGTCATTCAGATCCTTACCctttttctccttcttctcccTCCTCCTCTTCTACTCATCCCAAACCAGAAGTCTTGAACACTGGAGATTCCGTTTTGGAGAAGAAGCTTCTAGAAGCTCTTACCGTGGAAGATTCAGTTCCACCGCCGTGtttagagaaagaagaaggTGGAGGGGAGActgagaagatgaagaagatcacAAGGCAGTTCTCTGAGAAGATTAGGGCTCAAGAAAGAACAACTTACTTGCAGAAGAAGGAACCTGTGGTTCATCGGGAGAAGGGAGTTAGAGAAAGTACTAAAAAGAACAGAACTGGTAGAAGTAGTTGTAATAACAAGAGTGTCCCGATGGGAGGGAGTTTGCAGAGAACTCAGACATTACCTACTTACATAGGAAGAGAAGGTGATAGAAACGAGTTTGACGATCAAGAGAGCGACGATTCGAGAATGGGATACTTGATCCGTGAAGCCATCGCAAGCTCTTCTTCCGGGTTTACTACTCCAACGAAACAGAATACTCCAAAG ATGTCAAGCATTCCAAGGCATAGACCACCGAGAAACTCGAGATCAGAAGAAACTATTCAAGAAATGGCTGTCAAGTCACAAGGAAGTAAAACGCTGCGTAAGACGTTGAGCAGCATCGATACGAAAGAGATTATGACGTTGAAGGAGTTGGACATTACTGAACCggagaagaaacaagaaaaagatGATGAAGAACAGAGGAGGGTCGTGAAAAGCCGGTCAGCTGTGGTTGTGGGACAGCCAATACCGGTTTGGGTTCCAAATGAGTCGAGAAGAGACATGAAAGCTCAAATCAAGTTTTGGGCTCGAACGGTCGCTAGTAATGTTCGACAAGAATGTTAA
- the LOC103869956 gene encoding uncharacterized protein LOC103869956: MAETERPHRSSSINSSSNARNASSSSSTDLFICFTSRFSSSSSMRLSSLSPARSACLTTSLSRRLRTSGSIKNASAGVLNSPMFGNSGGRKRSGSGYKNGNNNNNNNNIEPSSPKVTCIGQVRVKTRKHVKKKMRARSRRRGETSSFRRSSSDQNDRGGCRFDASENRWVHFPVTICESLRSFGSELNCFSSSSSPCRSSCTGGSDGRRRGESSGGGGGGSSCFTRWFVAVEETGGKRREIELVVGGGEDEEAAEDGRRRSRRRHVFEGLDLSEIEMKTEERRGREDVGMINLCSPPKNALLLMRCRSDPVKVAALANRVRERQMSLDEGVCGGEEEEDEERRRFELDLEDKKRIELCEKWISGETIVEREVVSITEPEAPKEEDSEEEASKVHEEEIEAMIIKHIEDDLRNAIEEEEEEEETAEMEEEERKEEEEVAASVTVTPNVERSNQGNREPDPSPEVIMRGETMEKEKTTPYKVLPDCLLLMMCEPKLSMEVSKETWVCSTDFVRCQPGRPPAKKITEATGEHHHHHHHQQPKKRIVTGVDSNASSRRRSVDKRPVHHSLLQPPRSSCSYPAAPPLLTTAASVREQKVGGGNKAYEPPVLPRCKSEPRKSASKLAPEACFWKNRKLEPHPQASVGVGGGAGVGF, encoded by the coding sequence ATGGCGGAAACTGAAAGACCCCACCGTTCTTCAAGTATTAACAGTAGCAGCAACGCAAGAAacgcttcttcatcttcttcaactGATTTATTCATTTGTTTCACATCTcgcttctcttcttcctcctccatgCGCCTCTCTTCCCTCAGCCCAGCTCGCTCCGCCTGCCTCACCACTTCTCTCAGCCGACGTCTCCGCACGAGCGGCAGCATAAAGAACGCTTCGGCCGGAGTTCTAAACTCTCCGATGTTCGGTAATAGCGGCGGACGTAAGAGATCTGGATCCGGCTACAAAAatggtaataataataataataataacaacatAGAGCCGTCGTCTCCGAAGGTGACGTGTATCGGTCAAGTGAGGGTGAAGACGAGGAAGcacgtgaagaagaagatgagagcgAGATCTAGGAGGAGAGGCGAGACGAGCAGCTTCAGAAGATCGTCCTCCGACCAAAACGACAGAGGAGGGTGTCGTTTCGACGCGAGCGAGAACCGTTGGGTTCATTTCCCCGTGACTATCTGCGAGTCGTTGAGATCGTTCGGCTCCGAGCTTAActgcttctcctcctcctcctcgccgTGTAGATCTTCTTGCACGGGGGGTAGCGACGGGCGGCGGCGAGGTGAGAGtagcggcggaggaggaggaggaagctcGTGCTTCACGCGGTGGTTTGTGGCGGTGGAGGAGACGGGAGGGAAGAGGAGGGAGATAGAGCTTGTGGTTGGAGGAGGGGAAGACGAGGAGGCGGCGGAGgatgggaggaggaggagtcgCCGGAGGCATGTTTTCGAGGGGCTTGATTTGAGCGAGATTGAGATGAAGACGGAGGAGAGGAGAGGGAGGGAGGATGTTGGGATGATTAATCTCTGTTCTCCGCCCAAGAACGCTTTGCTGTTGATGAGGTGTAGATCTGATCCGGTTAAGGTGGCTGCGTTGGCGAACCGGGTTCGGGAGAGGCAGATGTCGCTTGATGAGGGAGTGTGTGgaggagaggaggaggaagatgagGAGAGGAGGAGGTTTGAGCTTGACTTGGAAGACAAGAAGCGGATCGAGTTGTGTGAGAAATGGATTTCTGGAGAGACTATTGTCGAGAGAGAAGTAGTTTCTATTACAGAACCAGAAGCTCCCAAAGAGGAAgattcagaagaagaagcttcgAAGGTACATGAGGAAGAGATTGAAGCTATGATCATCAAACACATTGAAGACGATCTCAGAAACGctatagaggaagaagaagaagaggaggaaacGGCTgagatggaagaagaagaaaggaaagaggaggaggaggtagCTGCCTCTGTCACTGTGACTCCAAACGTGGAAAGATCCAACCAAGGAAACAGAGAACCCGACCCGAGTCCGGAAGTGATAATGAGAGGAGAAACTATGGAGAAAGAGAAGACGACGCCGTATAAGGTGTTACCGGATTGTCTACTGCTAATGATGTGCGAGCCGAAGCTATCGATGGAAGTCTCCAAGGAGACTTGGGTCTGCTCCACGGACTTCGTGAGATGTCAACCGGGAAGACCTCCGGCGAAGAAGATAACCGAAGCCACCGGAGaacatcatcaccatcatcatcatcaacaacccAAGAAACGAATCGTCACCGGCGTTGACTCCAACGCATCTTCTCGCCGGCGTTCAGTCGATAAACGACCTGTTCACCATTCGCTGTTACAGCCGCCGAGGTCATCCTGCTCGTACCCAGCTGCTCCGCCGTTGTTAACGACGGCTGCGTCGGTTAGAGAGCAGAAGGTAGGAGGAGGTAACAAGGCGTACGAGCCGCCGGTGCTGCCGCGTTGCAAGTCGGAGCCGAGGAAGTCGGCTTCGAAGCTTGCGCCGGAAGCTTGTTTCTGGAAAAATCGGAAGCTCGAGCCGCATCCTCAAGCTTCTGTCGGAGTCGGCGGCGGCGCCGGAGTAGGGTTCTAG